A genomic region of Rhipicephalus sanguineus isolate Rsan-2018 chromosome 1, BIME_Rsan_1.4, whole genome shotgun sequence contains the following coding sequences:
- the LOC119372433 gene encoding transforming growth factor beta regulator 1: MTDDVSDDSSDLDSGVPAHTIKYFPRSGRQKGPSNLALKRANLMFTMENERYRTKCRKLERFMKDLVIESAALCDQVARVQESIFVAKEERRFLLKKFLQYRQQRDGPVETVRPTLVSAPAQSRCSTPPSTATHGAISDSIDKPPAKSSKKVLKRRNTKEGIAEEAPRAKRRKPAGADKRLVAPIPLDSCGRPLFPIVLPGCKVHSLGEIVTDRAGFHCQESLYPVGYCSSRIYASVLNANHACIYTCTILDAGTGPRFEIVAEDAPERPFVGSSPDECYVALLRAVNRTCGAEVIVPAARGADFFALPHPTIQNLVQSCPGARKCPNYRWVRFEVSRSATDETERLDSDPYLSYAAFRQLCLQPRLAAIAAASEPSLPGGVTIKQEPLDTV; the protein is encoded by the exons ATGACTGACGACGTATCAGATGATTCTAGCGACTTGGATTCTGGAGTCCCAGCACACACAATCAAATATTTTCCTCGTAGCGGTCGTCAGAAAGGGCCGAGTAATTTGGCCCTCAAACGCGCAAACCTTATGTTCACGATGGAAAATGAACGCTACCGCACTAAGTGCCGTAAGCTTGAGCGCTTTATGAAGGACTTGGTAATAgagagtgcagcgctgtgtgacCAAGTGGCACGCGTACAAGAGTCTATCTTTGTGGCCAAAGAAGAGCGACGTTTCCTGTTAAAGAAGTTCCTCCAGTATCGCCAGCAACGTGATGGACCAGTTGAAACAGTGCGACCTACACTCGTCAGCGCACCGGCGCAGAGTCGCTGTTCGACGCCACCGTCCACGGCAACACATGGGGCTATTTCGGACAGCATCGACAAGCCGCCAGCAAAGTCTTCAAAAAAGGTCCTTAAGCGCCGTAACACTAAG GAGGGGATTGCTGAGGAAGCACCAAGAGCTAAACGGAGAAAGCCAGCAGGAGCGGACAAGCGTCTTGTAGCACCTATTCCTCTGGACTCATGTGGTCGACCCTTGTTTCCCATTGTGCTGCCCGGTTGCAAAGTACATAGCCTTGGGGAGATTGTCACTGATCGAGCTGGATTCCACTGTCAGGAGAGCCTGTACCCTGTTGGCTACTGCAGCTCCCGCATTTATGCGAGTGTTCTGAATGCCAATCACGCCTGCATCTACACATGCACCATTCTGGATGCTGGCACTGGACCTCGG TTCGAAATTGTTGCAGAGGATGCACCTGAGCGACCTTTTGTGGGCAGCAGTCCAGATGAATGCTATGTTGCTCTTCTACGAGCAGTGAATCGAACGTGTGGGGCAGAGGTAATTGTGCCTGCAGCACGAGGTGCAGATTTTTTTGCTTTGCCTCATCCAACCATTCAGAATTTGGTCCAGAGTTGTCCTGGTGCACGCAAGTGCCCCAATTACAG ATGGGTGCGTTTTGAGGTGTCACGCAGTGCGACTGATGAAACTGAGCGGCTTGACAGTGACCCCTACTTGAGCTACGCAGCCTTTCGGCAACTGTGTCTTCAGCCACGACTAGCTGCCATAGCTGCGGCATCTGAGCCCAGCCTGCCTGGAGGAGTGACCATCAAACAGGAACCATTGGACACTGTGTAG